tatgCATTTTTCCCTCAATTCTTTGGAGGGCCTGCTTGAAATTCTACATTTGGTTCAATTTAAGTTATTTttggaatttatttatttatttatttattttttggttttcttgcTTGAGTTATGAAGCATGGGATCTTCTTTCCTCAATTGTGGTTTTGACTTATGCTTGCTTCACAGAGTCTCAATTCTTCACAGAAAGTCTCTCTGTTTACATGTGTCTATTCTGGTATCTTTGTCATCCATAAAAATTTTGCTGATCAATACTAGAATTAGTTTGTGAGTCTATGCTTGGAAATGCAGAATAGAAAAGGTAAAATTGCTACTACAAGTTAGCATTTCCTTGAGAGTGTTGGAGAAAagtatttctttttttatgCCAATTATTATTCTTTAACAAGTACTATGTACTTTCATGTTCcctttctttattcttttttccccttgtGATGGTTTTACTTAGGGGAGTTAGAAGgtgttgttctttttttttcctttacctttactttttttctatatttttttcaaagaatTGTTTTATCCTTCGAACTTTTTGTTATCTTCTGTGTGAAGTCCTTCAAATTCATAGGTTTGGTTGTCCTCTCTTAAAATTTAGTAGGAATTAACATGCATCACTAAGATTATTCCTTTTTTCCTGTTTCTTATCTGGGTCCTCAGATGGTTAAATTGGTTAAATTGGTTGACTGTTGTTCAGTGATCAGTGATTTCTCAAATTCTGCTCTAACATTTGGTAAACAAGGATGAGGGTTTGGTAGTAAATAGAGAATATATGTACATCTCTGTGACTCAGTTTTTAATTTATCATAAAATTGACGTAAAGATGAAAAGGCAATTGCCTTGTTATTTACTGTTTGTTGTTTATGTAAATTTAGCCTACTCACTATCTAATTTTCCTTATCTTTGTTCTCTTCAGCTTCCTTTTTGATGAAATTGATTTGTGTTATGCTTGTCCGGAACAGGACACTGGAAAAATGACGAGGATAAGTCCAGAATTTGGAGGCGAAGTGGAAATGCAGACAATTCGGTCACTGTCAGCTGATGTGAGCTTTGCTTGTGATCAATTTCCCAAATACAAATTAGGCCCTGATAATCAAGTTTTGGAGGAGATAGAGGAGAATGCCAAAGGCCCACCCTTGAAGGAGGTTATCTTGCAAGAAACTACAGAGCTAACAGAGCAGCACAAGCGTCTGTCTGTAAGAGACCTGGCTAGCAAATTTGACAAGAATTTGTCTGCCGCTGCTAAGTTGTCCAATGAGGTTGtaaatttttccttttagaaTTTGAATTGCTTTCTCCTGCTTTGTTCATTCCAATGGGAATATGAGATGCAGAAAAAGTCATATGATTGCTTCTTCTTCACAAacatgaaaaacaaaaggataAAGATTAAAGACTTAATTACATGATGTAATTATAGATAAACCACCAATTTTTCCCTAGTTGATTTTTTGTCTCAGCTCCTTACTCCTGGAAAGAACCTATGCATCTGATGAGAAACATTCTTTCAGTTGATACATGTTCTAACCTTTTTGTGGAACCAGGCTAAACTTCGAGAAGTCGCTTCGTTAGAGGGACATGTTCTTCTGAAGAAGCTTAGGGATGCATTGGAATTTTTGAAAGGCAGAATGGTTGGTCGAAACAAGGAAGACGTGGAAAAAGCAATTTCGATTGTCAGTATTTTACtaattgaaaatataaatgTTTTCTTGTTAGAAACTTAGCTTGACTCGAAGTGTTTCTGTCAGTTGTGTCACATATGCAAAGAAAATCAgtgcaataaaaaaaatcataaaacagATGCCTATTATCGGTTTTCAACTTTTGCAGGTGGAAGCTTTGGCAGTTAAGTTAACACAAAAGGAAGGGGAGTTAATACAGgagaaatttgaagtgaaaaagtTACTAAACTTTCTCAAACAGGTATGGTAATCAGTGTCAATGTACAAAAATATATTGCTGCAAGCTATatttaatcaagatcaattATGTATTCTAGCTATTTTGTTGGTGAATCCCTTTTCTTGGTACTTTTGTGACATATTTGATACTCTCGTAATTATGAGAGGGTCCTTTCGGCCTGTTATTTAAATTTTACTTACTATGATCTTAACATCTGGatgttttattttcatttttgcatGTCAACATTGTCTCAATCAATGCTccttttctgttcttttttgGTCTGTCCTGCATTTGCTGTAAAATATTAGACCTTGTTTCTTTATTTCAGGCTTCAGAAGATGCTAAAAAGTTGGTTAATCAAGAAAGATCTTTTGCATGTGCTGAAATTGAGAGTGCTAGGGCAGTTGTCCAAAGAATTGGAGAGGCCCTTGAGGAACAAGAGCGTACTTGCCAAACTTCTGGGAAACAGGTACTTCAGgcatctttatcattttgctgtgttttaattgaatttaaaaagaataaTCAAGTTTAGGATTACAAAAGAATTAACTATCTACAACGTGGCTACTGCTTTTACTTGAATATGCTGTTTCACTTTGTATCTTCTTCTGTTTACTTTGACCTACTGATCCATGGTCCAAAGATGGATTATCTTTGGATTTTCCACTATGAAACATTGGAGTCATAATATTTTTGTTATTACATAATTCTTCAGATCTACAGAAAATGGGCTTGTTGTTTTAGAAATCTGTCCAAGTTTAGACTAAGTCAATTATTTTGCAGCCTATACCACAGGATATCTATTAACATTTTATGAGTTTTACAAAGAAATCATGTCAATATCGAGGCTGATGATCAAGATATCTTTTTGCTACCTAATGTCTGTGAGTTTGGAAATTTTCTACTCTTACCTACTTTCACAAAAAAGGTCCAAACCAGTCAATCTCATTCATAGTGTTATAGGAACTGTAAGGACCATTTTTTTCCTAGTTTTCTTTTCACTAGCATGACAGAAGGTTAATTAGGTGCAATACACCAGAATTATGTATTTTCAGCCCTCCTGGATCACCACATTTACTTTGAAATTAACAGTTGTGTTGAAGTAATTGTACGGGTTAATGTTTCTTTTAAGGTGATAATCTTGCTTATTGCCAAATCATAGTAACATAATTGGTAATATGCATTCAGATTTTTAATTCCTAGCCATGAAGAGccaaaattattctttcaatgTCAATTGTACAAGAACTTACAATTTTGTTTGGCTGTTAGGAAATGGAGGAACTGATGGAGGAGGTCCAAGAAGCTAGAAGAATTAAACTAAAGCACCAGCCGAGCAAGGTTTGTTACTATTTTGTTCTGATATGCTTTTCTACATGGTCTTGTggcatttttttaattatacatctgatttttcatgcattttattcTTTGAGCTACCTGTTCTCCTTCAAGATTGACAAGTTTGGTTGCAGCATATTTCTATGATATAATAGTTAGCTGCTCAAGTCATTAAAAGAAAATAGTCCCGAAGTCCCATTAATGTTGTGAGACTAGCTATTTTTGGTGTCCCATTGAAATCTTACTTTCTGAGAATGTCAAAGTTTATCAACTTTCCAACCTTGCCCTTAGTAAGTAGCTTAGCAATTCAAACTTGACCCAATTTTTAAACACAATAGTGAAGTGAGATAAAGATACAAAGTGAAAAGAATTTCTGAATGCCTAAGACATTGTGCCCACCTGCTGAAGTGACAACCTTAATCTCACCTCAGTAGCGAGGGAGTAGCTGTTTGTATGCAGTAAGCACAATAATGTATTTTGGACTTATGTAAATATCTCATCTATATCTGATGGAAGAACAGAATGAGTTTTTGGAGCAAAATAATTTGAGATCTAGCTTAATATTGGTCCATAAATATGCTTCTTTAGGGCAGCTTTAGTTGCAGCTTCGAAGCCTAGGTAGCCATTTCCTTGCTCTTTCAATGAGGGAGGCAAGCTAAACAAGGCCTACTTAACTGCAAAAGGTGAGCTGTGAATCCTGTCCCATCGGCTAACCTGATTTGTGAGAGTTGTTTTATGGACTTTAACCATAGGTCTTAGTTTCCAGCTGATATTACTGATTTTGTCAACATAATATGACAGCGAATTCTTGTGTATAGATGGCTGTGCTTCAGGTGATGATCAACTAGGCAAAGTAACTCTATTCATGATGTGCTTAATTTATCTTTATTCGTTGTTTCTTAGATTATGCtctttatcatattttttgttTCTAAGTTTGAAATGTTGGAAAGTTTCCTCTTCTGAAGCTAAATTATCTATAAATAGCAATTATGTTCTATCAATTTTGTAGGTGATGGACATGGAATATGAAGTCCGAGCACTAAGAATTGAAATCAGAGAGAAGTCCTCAATTTCATTTAACCTTCAAAAAGAGGTCAACTAGAATTTCTGGCTTCTTTTATGCTTTTTTCTCGTACAAATTGAACTGCAATTCTCTTCATTCAATTTTCTTATGAGTTGTGTCACCATATGCTTGTCCCATGAAATgttatgaaaattttcattgtTTGAAGGCAAACTCAGGAGATATCTAATTATACTTCTACTTGTTAAGCTGACTGGAACTAGTTTCCACAACTTATCATTGGAGCCACTTATTTGCTGGATATATCCTGTTCCAACTTCTGTTTCACCCATAAGTACCTATTCTGTTCCTCTTTACTCTATTTTGCTTGGTCCAATTTCAGCTCATGTTCGGTAATTCAAGCCACTCATCAGCTTATATAATGTTATAGTCTATTGTCCAGGCACACTGTGATGAAAATGCCTCAGGAAGAATGGGTTTTTAGATATTTATCACATTTAATGGCATCCCATCATGAGATGTTTCGGGCTGTGTAGTCAACTATCAATTCCTCTTGTTCAAGTTCATCTGGCTCAGAAAGGATATCTCAACAGCTATATTTCTATTGTGAATTTTtgttgaatgaaaaaaaaagacagtTCAACCACTACCTACTATAACCATATTGAACATGAAAATCTAAAGTGGGAAGCTCAAGAATGAGACTATTCTGTGTTGTCCAAAtgcttttctttgcttttgCTGCCCTCTGACTCCTCCCACTGAAATCAGAAATTTGTTTGCTCTTAAATGATAAAATAGCTGTAAGAGACTTATGTCCTCATAATTTGCAGCTGCTAATGAACAAGAGAGCTGAGGAAAATAAATTCCTGCCATACGAGATAAGTGGATCTGAAACTTTAGGTTCAATATTACGAGTTCAACCCTGCTCAAATGAAGCTACTGAGCTTACAAAATGTTCAATCCAATGGTATCGTTTATCATCTGAGTGCAGCAGAAGAGAACCCATCTTAGGTAGTAATCTTTCTTAGTATGTTACTCTCAAATACTGGTTTTGTGCATGCCAGTTGAAATGCATCTGGTTACATCCTGAGCAGTGGTTGAACCATCTCATTTTAGATGTTTGTGA
The Coffea arabica cultivar ET-39 chromosome 6c, Coffea Arabica ET-39 HiFi, whole genome shotgun sequence genome window above contains:
- the LOC113693617 gene encoding stomatal closure-related actin-binding protein 3: MTRISPEFGGEVEMQTIRSLSADVSFACDQFPKYKLGPDNQVLEEIEENAKGPPLKEVILQETTELTEQHKRLSVRDLASKFDKNLSAAAKLSNEAKLREVASLEGHVLLKKLRDALEFLKGRMVGRNKEDVEKAISIVEALAVKLTQKEGELIQEKFEVKKLLNFLKQASEDAKKLVNQERSFACAEIESARAVVQRIGEALEEQERTCQTSGKQEMEELMEEVQEARRIKLKHQPSKVMDMEYEVRALRIEIREKSSISFNLQKELLMNKRAEENKFLPYEISGSETLGSILRVQPCSNEATELTKCSIQWYRLSSECSRREPILGANKSVYAPEPIDIGRVLQVDITSNGQTVSVTTAGPIDPAAGLENYVETLLRKSNSEFHVVVSQMNGRNYSSHSTHAFHIGKMRMKLCRGWITKARDSYSGSMQLCGFRGGGNSAAKSLYWQPRKGQTFVLVFESERERNGALMLARKYALDSNVMLAGPDDDALV